The Fragaria vesca subsp. vesca linkage group LG2, FraVesHawaii_1.0, whole genome shotgun sequence genome includes a window with the following:
- the LOC101303871 gene encoding thiamin pyrophosphokinase 1-like encodes MELMSHSSTFLLPPPSSNQTTPSLTYALVVLNQRLPRFSPLLWSHAQLRLCADGGANRLYDDMPLLLPHEDASVVRQRYKPDVIKGDLDSIRKEVLEFYADMGTKVVDESHDQDTTDLHKCVAYVCDWAQNLDKSNLCILVAGALGGRFDHEIGNINVLCRFSSVRMILLSDDCLIHLLPRTHCHEIHIQSSAEGPHCGLVPIGTPSGSTTTTGLQWDLNETEMRFGGLISTSNIVKEDKITVQSDSDLLWTITIKKL; translated from the exons ATGGAGCTCATGTCTCATTCCTCGACATTTCTCCTCCCGCCGCCGTCGTCCAATCAAACGACGCCGTCGCTGACGTATGCGCTCGTGGTGCTTAACCAGCGCCTCCCGAGGTTCTCTCCATTGCTGTGGAGCCACG CACAGCTGCGATTGTGTGCCGACGGCGGTGCGAATCGGCTTTATGACGACATGCCTCTGCTCTTGCCTCATGAAGACGCATCGGTTGTTCGCCAAAG GTACAAGCCTGACGTTATTAAAGGTGACTTGGATTCAATCAGAAAGGAAGTCTTGGAGTTTTATGCTGATATG GGAACCAAGGTAGTTGATGAGTCTCATGATCAGGACACAACCGATCTTCACAAGTGTGTGGCGTACGTATGTGACTGGGCACAGAACCTGGACAAGTCTAAT CTGTGCATTCTGGTTGCTGGAGCACTCGGTGGAAGGTTTGATCATGAGATAGGAAACATCAACGTGCTGTGTCGTTTCTCGTCCGTTCGAATGATCCTTCTTTCTGACGATTGCCTCATCCACCTTCTTCCACGCACACACTGTCATGAGATACATATTCAATCTTCAGCTGAAGGTCCTCATTGTGGACTTGTCCCCATCGGGACTCCTTCTGGAAGTACAACAACTACCGGGCTTCAATGGGATCTAA ATGAAACCGAGATGAGGTTTGGTGGTTTGATAAGTACTTCAAACATTGTCAAAGAAGACAAAATAACAGTGCAATCTGATTCAGATCTTCTCTGGACTATAACCATAAAAAAGCTGTAG
- the LOC101304156 gene encoding probable U6 snRNA-associated Sm-like protein LSm4-like, whose translation MLPLSLLKTAQGHPMLVELKNGETYNGHLVNCDTWMNIHLREVICTSKDGDRFWRMPECYIRGNTIKYLRVPDEVIDKVQEETKRTDRKPPGVGRGRGRGGREDAPGGRQPKGIGRGLDDGAKGAGGGRGRGGPGGKAGGRGGGRGRA comes from the exons ATG CTTCCGCTTTCTCTGCTCAAGACTGCCCAAGGGCACCCCATG TTGGTGGAGCTCAAGAATGGGGAGACTTACAATGGGCATTTGGTGAACTGTGATACTTGGATGAACATCCATCTTCGAGAAGTCATCTGCACTTCCAAA GATGGAGACAGGTTTTGGAGGATGCCTGAGTGCTACATCCGTGGGAATACTATTAAGTATCTGCGAGTGCCTGATGAG GTGATTGACAAGGTTCAGGAAGAAACCAAGAGAACAG ATAGGAAACCTCCTGGAGTAGGGCGTGGAAGAGGAAGAGGAGGTAGGGAGGATGCTCCTGGTGGACGACAGCCAAAAGGCATTGGACGTGGCCTTGATGATGGTGCTAAGGGTGCTGGTGGAGGTCGAGGCAGAGGTGGACCAGGTGGAAAGGCTGGTGGAAGAG GTGGAGGCCGAGGCCGAGCTTGA
- the LOC101311942 gene encoding mismatch repair endonuclease PMS2-like encodes MEATPPPSDSPSIKPINKSVVHRICAGQVILDLSAAVKELVENSLDAGATAIEISLKDYGKEWFQVIDNGCGISPGNFKVLALKHHTSKLAGFPDLQSLTTFGFRGEALSSLCALGNLTVETRTKYEQVATHLSFDHSGVLVAEKKTARQVGTTVTVKNLFVNLPVRCKEFSRNIRKEYGKLVSLLNAYALIAKGVRLVCTNAIGRNAKSVVLKTQGSGSLKDNIVTLFGMSTFSCLEPVSISVSDSCKVEGFLSKSGQGSGRNMGDRQFFFVNGRPVDMPKVTKLVNELYRGANSQQHPIAILNFTVPTRACDVNVTPDKRKVFFSDESFILVALREGLQQIYSSSNARYSVNKLEEPAKEAGRSQFCSPDQRSHMFLKQSSIDSVPKEISPEDHSPEGDAPLKVVETDSEPTHDEEGFSQENSMWKDSHENSMGKDFALRVHNIKKAHGTSQLTKNLTSMRADRIAAKEDSYSRPSSVQASLNEFVTVTKRKHDSISPVLSEMPVLRNQSLQCQSKTDLPDAVSKPPFNHDRIDDSTEVDNSSEVCVDEPSKYLRADRIHNKVRVPVSPGGKNEGERLGEAQQETVPLADMTPTASPSRDINLTEDLPAASPSSCVLLNTPKPSSDLMMCSTLTFSFQDLKTRRQQIFSRLQSSMPGVKAQSRCYAAATLELSQPENEERKARALAAATKELERLFRKEDFGKMKVIGQFNLGFIIGKLDQDLFIVDQHAADEKYNFERLSQSTILNQQPLLRPLRLELSPEEEVVASMHIDIIRKNGFSLEEDPHAPPCHHFKLKAVPFSKNITFGVEDVKDLISTLADSHGECAIIGSYKMDTVDSVCPSRVRAMLASRACRSSVMIGDALGRNEMRKILEHLAGLKSPWNCPHGRPTMRHLIDLKTIRRSEENDEAES; translated from the exons ATGGAGGCCACACCTCCTCCGTCCGATTCACCGTCTATAAAACCCATAAACAAGTCCGTGGTCCACCGGATCTGCGCCGGCCAAGTCATCCTCGACCTCTCGGCCGCCGTCAAAGAGTTGGTCGAGAACAGCCTCGACGCCGGCGCCACCGCCATCGAAATCTCCCTCAAAGACTACGGCAAAGAGTGGTTCCAGGTCATCGACAACGGCTGCGGCATTTCGCCGGGAAACTTCAAGGTCCTTGCCCTCAAGCACCACACTTCCAAGCTCGCCGGATTCCCTGACCTCCAGTCTCTCACGACGTTCGGCTTCCGCGGCGAGGCCTTGAGCTCTCTGTGTGCTTTGGGGAACTTGACGGTGGAAACCAGGACTAAGTACGAGCAGGTTGCTACGCACTTGAGTTTTGACCACTCCGGTGTGCTGGTGGCGGAGAAGAAGACGGCGCGGCAAGTCGGCACAACCGTGACGGTTAAGAATCTGTTTGTGAATTTACCGGTGAGGTGCAAGGAGTTCAGTCGCAACATTCGGAAGGAGTATGGGAAGCTTGTTTCTCTACTGAAT GCCTATGCTCTTATTGCAAAAGGAGTTCGGTTAGTTTGCACGAATGCCATAGGTAGAAATGCAAAGTCTGTGGTGCTTAAAACGCAGGGAAGCGGTTCACTTAAGGATAATATTGTGACATTGTTTGGGATGAGCACTTTCAGTTGTTTAGAGCCTGTGAGTATATCTGTATCCGATAGTTGCAAGGTTGAAGGGTTTCTTTCCAAGTCAGGACAGGGTAGTGGTCGGAACATGGGAGACAGGCAGTTCTTTTTTGTGAATGGCCGACCTGTGGATATGCCTAAAGTTACAAAGCTTGTGAATGAGTTGTATAGAGGGGCAAACTCCCAGCAGCATCCCATTGCCATATTGAATTTCACTGTTCCGACAAGAGCGTGTGATGTCAATGTTACTCCTGATAAAAGGAAAGTGTTCTTTTCTGATGAGAGCTTTATACTGGTTGCCTTAAGGGAGGGTCTGCAGCAGATATATTCCAGTAGTAATGCTCGTTACTCTGTTAATAAACTGGAGGAGCCTGCCAAAGAAGCAGGCAGGTCTCAGTTTTGTTCACCTGATCAAAG GTCACATATGTTTCTAAAACAATCATCTATAGATTCTGTACCTAAAGAAATTAGTCCTGAGGATCACTCTCCAGAAGGTGATGCACCTCTGAAAGTTGTGGAAACTGATTCTGAACCTACTCATGATGAAGAAGGGTTTAGCCAAGAAAATTCAATGTGGAAGGATAGCCATGAAAATTCAATGGGGAAGGATTTCGCTTTAAGAGTACACAACATTAAAAAGGCCCATGGAACTAGTCAATTGACAAAGAATCTCACTAGTATGAGAGCTGATCGAATTGCAGCAAAGGAAGATTCATATAGTCGCCCAAGCTCTGTACAAGCATCACTTAATGAGTTTGTAACTGTAACTAAAAGAAAGCATGATAGTATTAGCCCAGTCCTGTCTGAAATGCCTGTCCTGAGGAACCAAAGTCTTCAGTGTCAATCCAAGACTGATTTACCTGATGCTGTTTCAAAACCCCCATTTAATCATGACCGGATCGATGATTCTACTGAAGTTGATAATTCTTCTGAAGTTTGTGTGGATGAGCCATCCAAGTATCTTAGAGCAGATAGGATCCACAACAAAGTTAGAGTTCCAGTTTCTCCTGGAGGCAAGAATGAGGGTGAAAGACTTGGAGAA GCTCAACAGGAAACAGTGCCTCTTGCTGATATGACACCAACTGCTTCACCTAGCAGGGATATAAATCTGACTGAAGATCTTCCAGCTGCATCACCTTCCTCATGTGTATTGTTGAATACTCCAAAGCCTTCTTCTGATCTTATGATGTGTTCAACCTTAACATTTAGTTTCCAAGACCTAAAGACAAGGAGGCAGCAAATATTTTCTAGATTGCAATCAAGCATGCCTGGAGTAAAAGCACAAAG CAGGTGCTATGCAGCTGCAACACTGGAGCTTTCTCAACCAGAAAATGAGGAGCGGAAGGCAAGGGCCTTAGCTGCAGCTACCAAGGAGTTGGAAAGACTTTTCAGAAAGGAAGATTTTGGTAAAATGAAG GTGATTGGGCAATTCAATCTTGGCTTCATCATTGGAAAGTTAGATCAAGATTTATTTATTGTAGATCAG CATGCAGCTGATGAGAAGTACAACTTTGAGCGTCTGTCACAATCTACCATCTTAAACCAACAGCCTTTGCTTAG GCCGTTGAGGTTGGAGTTGTCTCCTGAAGAAGAAGTTGTTGCTTCAATGCACATAGACATAATCAG GAAAAATGGATTTTCTTTGGAAGAGGATCCACATGCTCCACCTTGTCACCATTTTAAATTGAAAGCTGTTCCCTTCAGCAAAAACATAACTTTTGGAGTTGAAG ATGTTAAGGACTTGATTTCCACTCTTGCTGATAGTCATGGGGAATGTGCAATCATCGGTAGTTATAAGATGGACACTGTTGATTCTGTTTGCCCTTCTAGAGTTCGAGCAATGCTGGCATCACGTGCATGCAGATCATCTGTTATGATTGGAGATGCCCTTGGAAGAAATGAGATGCGGAAG ATTCTTGAGCATCTGGCAGGTCTGAAGTCTCCTTGGAATTGTCCTCATGGCAGGCCAACCATGCGACATTTGATCGACTTGAAAACCATACGCAGGTCTGAAGAAAACGATGAAGCAGAGTCTTGA